A genomic segment from Anopheles maculipalpis chromosome X, idAnoMacuDA_375_x, whole genome shotgun sequence encodes:
- the LOC126557707 gene encoding beta-1,3-galactosyltransferase 5-like, whose amino-acid sequence MMPCPGLKVSHVIFVIVILITIVFYSSLNGRHFILEPRRYANHRKNDPSPLLANRTLQPATVADKALVPPSGPERQKCNVFQIVVQGCGFNMLTKTLERAQQQEKNQTQLLAQQMQQEQQQQQQQLLLSQDQPEQETAPEQANNIQRIPNPSSVKLSAAAAGSSSSSSLPPAPPVPTVPEADGEKVIKTRDLYHSGHLPDGACVANLCPRNGTDVTLLILVTSAPTHREQRLAIRQSWGHYGSRRDISIGFIVGQTDEARIEDQLAAESYMYSDLIRGNFIDSYRNLTLKTISLLEWTKLHCPNASFLLKTDDDMFINVPKLLQFMEAHSNQRRTIFGRLAKKWKPIRNKKSKYYVSPEQYYPPVFPPFTTGPAYLLTADIISEMFEKSLSQTYLKLEDVYTTGIVAQLLNIHRINVKEFLNRRIAFNQCNIKKAISIHMVKNNEQLDLWKKQVDTSVSCT is encoded by the exons ATGATGCCCTGCCCGGGATTGAAGGTTTCGCACGTGATATTTGTGATCGTCATTTTGATAACAATAGTGTTCTACTCGTCGCTCAATGGCCGGCACTTTATACTCGAGCCGCGCCGGTACGCAAACCATCGGAAGAACGATCCTAGCCCGCTGCTAGCGAACCGGACGCTGCAACCGGCAACGGTCGCTGACAAAGCGTTGGTACCACCGTCCGGCCCCGAACGCCAAAAGTGCAATGTGTTCCAGATCGTTGTGCAGGGCTGCGGCTTTAACATGCTTACCAAGACGCTCGAGCGGGCCCAGCAGCAGGAAAAGAACCAAACGCAGCTGCTCGCCCAACAGATGCAGcaggagcaacagcagcagcagcagcagctgctgctttCGCAAGACCAACCGGAGCAGGAAACGGCTCCCGAGCAGGCGAACAACATCCAGCGAATACCAAACCCTTCCTCGGTGAAGCTTTCCGCCGCAGCGGCAGgatcctcttcctcttcttccttgCCGCCTGCCCCACCGGTCCCGACAGTACCGGAAGCGGACGGTGAAAAGGTGATCAAAACGCGCGACCTCTACCATTCCGGCCATCTGCCGGATGGGGCGTGCGTGGCGAATCTCTGCCCACGCAACGGTACCGACGTTACGCTGCTAATACTTGTGACGTCTGCACCGACGCACCGCGAGCAGCGGCTCGCGATCCGGCAGTCTTGGGGCCACTACGGTAGCCGGCGGGACATCTCGATCGGGTTCATCGTCGGACAGACGGATGAGGCACGGATCGAGGATCAGCTGGCGGCGGAAAGCTACATGTACAGTGATCTGATACGGGGCAACTTTATTGACAGCTATCGCAACCTAACGCTCAAAACGATTTCCCTGCTCGAGTGGACGAAGCTGCACTGTCCGAATGCGTCGTTTCTGCTGAAAACGGACGACGACATGTTTATCAACGTGCCGAAATTGTTACAGTTTATGGAGGCGCACAGTAACCAACGGCGGACGATATTTGGCCGGTTGGCGAAAAAGTGGAAACCGATACGGAACAAAAAGTCCAAATATTACGTCAGCCCGGAACAGTACTATCCGCCCGTATTTCCACCATTCACTACGG GACCGGCCTATCTGCTGACGGCCGACATCATTAGCGAGATGTTCGAAAAATCCCTCAGCCAAACGTACCTCAAGCTGGAGGACGTCTACACGACCGGTATCGTCGCACAGCTGCTAAACATACACCGGATCAATGTGAAGGAGTTTCTTAACCGCCGGATAGCGTTCAACCAGTGCAACATCAAGAAGGCGATCAGCATCCACATGGTCAAGAACAACGAGCAGCTTGATCTGTGGAAGAAGCAGGTGGACACCAGTGTTTCGTGCACGTAG
- the LOC126561665 gene encoding protein stunted-like isoform X2, producing MAAWRAAGLNYINYSNIAARLLRKALKPELRAQAARRDDSHIKFTKWQGGKPEKVITE from the exons ATGGCCGCATGGAGAGCAGCTGGATTGAA CTACATCAACTATTCCAACATTGCCGCGCGCTTGCTGCGAAAGGCACTGAAACCGGAGCTGAGGGCTCAGGCCGCTCGGCGTGATGATTCGCACATCAAGTTCACCAAATGGCAGGGCGGCAAACCAGAGA AGGTTATCACTGAATAA
- the LOC126561665 gene encoding protein stunted-like isoform X1, translating to MAAWRAAGLNYINYSNIAARLLRKALKPELRAQAARRDDSHIKFTKWQGGKPESKYGLGLNHFSLC from the exons ATGGCCGCATGGAGAGCAGCTGGATTGAA CTACATCAACTATTCCAACATTGCCGCGCGCTTGCTGCGAAAGGCACTGAAACCGGAGCTGAGGGCTCAGGCCGCTCGGCGTGATGATTCGCACATCAAGTTCACCAAATGGCAGGGCGGCAAACCAGAGAGTAAGTATGGTCTTGG GTTAAatcatttttctctttgttga
- the LOC126561665 gene encoding protein stunted-like isoform X3 yields MAAWRAAGLNYINYSNIAARLLRKALKPELRAQAARRDDSHIKFTKWQGGKPENEK; encoded by the exons ATGGCCGCATGGAGAGCAGCTGGATTGAA CTACATCAACTATTCCAACATTGCCGCGCGCTTGCTGCGAAAGGCACTGAAACCGGAGCTGAGGGCTCAGGCCGCTCGGCGTGATGATTCGCACATCAAGTTCACCAAATGGCAGGGCGGCAAACCAGAGA ACGAAAAGTGA
- the LOC126556941 gene encoding uncharacterized protein F54F2.9, translating into MQLRRYHHARSAASLLAMMMMVLLTTIPPTSGHGWGSEDMELFDLVEEVNENFYTLMNINQTATLTEIKRAFRTLSVVLHPDKNDAEDANIRFRNLVSVYEILKDPGKREKYDKVLKEGMPNWKSALYYYRHVRKMGMVESATILFVVITVMQYFVAWAAYIEKKYTAEQIVGSKLKKLNKKKQTNVQLEELINEIPLPSIKNTLPCQIPVWVWNTVTGTPAAIRMMFELYSQQKKQKEEELQREKEEIELQASLEEQRARDKENRILRKRSKKMIVPEKTDEELAAYSQRIAKPAAGGNADKGAHTPLPQSGGLWTEDDLTELVRLVKKYPGGTSNRWEVIAELMQRTVEEITYMAAKMKDCGYRLPHQSDGTNASDTAQAAAVGAAAAAKVKTKTRDSGPNETATSNWTQQQQQALEVAIQKYPKSANYDRWQKIANSVPGKSKEECVARYKYLVELVKKQKSANPADELAQENKTTDPEPAPKAAEEKTAPEAAPMHSDDAVEEDDGTPQTVAAGGKSQAKSKRRERKKAKAYYSYSDDSDMSNEVEEI; encoded by the exons ATGCAGCTGCGGAGGTATCATCATGCCAGGTCGGCTGCATCGCTGctggcaatgatgatgatggtgctgctaACAACGATACCACCAACCAGTGGCCATGGCTGGGGCTCGGAAGATATGGAACTGTTCGATCTGGTAGAGGAGGTGAACGAAAATTTCTATACCCTCATGAACATCAACCAGACGGCAACGCTGACCGAAATCAAGCGAGCGTTCCGGACGCTCTCGGTAGTGCTGCATCCGGACAAGAACGATGCGGAGGATGCGAACATTCGGTTTCGCAATCTTGTCTCGGTGTACGAAATCCTGAAGGATCCGGGAAAGCGAGAAAAGTACGACAAAGTGCTGAAGGAAGGTATGCCGAACTGGAAATCGGCCCTGTATTACTATCGCCACGTCCGGAAAATGGGTATGGTGGAGAGTGCCACCATACTCTTCGTTGTCATCACTGTGATGCAGTATTTTGTTGCCTGGGCGGCGTACATTGAGAAGAAATATACAGCG GAACAAATTGTAGGCAGCAAGCTGAAAAAgctgaacaagaaaaaacagacaaacgTACAGCTGGAGGAGCTGATCAATGAGATCCCATTGCCTAGCATTAAGAACACGTTACCGTGCCAGATACCGGTTTGGGTTTGGAACACCGTAACGGGTACGCCAGCGGCCATACGCATGATGTTCGAGCTGTATTCCcagcagaagaaacaaaaggaaGAGGAACTTCAACG CGAGAAAGAGGAGATCGAACTGCAAGCTTCGCTCGAAGAGCAACGGGCGCGAGATAAAGAAAATCGCATCCTTCGAAAGCGATCGAAAAAAATGATTGTACCAGAGAAAACGGACGAGGAGCTGGCTGCTTACAGTCAGCGTATCGCGAAACCTGCCGCCGGTGGTAATGCCGACAAGGGCGCACACACGCCACTGCCCCAATCCGGTGGCCTCTGGACCGAGGACGATCTGACCGAGCTAGTACGCTTAGTAAAGAAATATCCGGGCGGTACAAGCAACCGTTGGGAGGTAATAGCGGAGCTAATGCAGCGAACGGTTGAGGAAATTACCTACATGGCTGCAAAGATGAAAGATTGTGGCTATCGTCTACCGCACCAGTCCGATGGTACAAACGCGTCCGATACGGCACAGGCAGCCGCAGTAGGTGCAGCCGCTGCTGCCAAGGTAAAGACGAAAACACGTGACAGTGGACCGAACGAAACGGCTACCAGCAACTggacccagcagcagcagcaggcgctCGAGGTTGCCATACAAAAGTACCCGAAATCGGCCAATTACGACCGGTGGCAGAAAATAGCGAACAGCGTGCCGGGCAAATCGAAGGAAGAGTGTGTCGCCCGCTACAAATATTTGGTGGAGCTggtgaagaagcagaaaagtgCCAACCCGGCGGATGAGCTGGCACAGGAGAACAAGACCACGGATCCGGAGCCCGCACCGAAGGCAGCAGAGGAGAAAACCGCACCCGAAGCTGCACCGATGCACAGTGACGATGCGGTGGAAGAAGATGACGGTACTCCGCAAACGGTAGCAGCGGGTGGAAAGAGTCAGGCTAAGAGTAAACGACGGGAGCGTAAGAAAGCGAAAGCTTATTACAGCTACTCGGATGATTCGGACATGTCCAACGAAGTTGAAGAAATATAA
- the LOC126567711 gene encoding uncharacterized protein LOC126567711 yields MDSSTTAASTGQEQLEKTTFLPKATVYAVGDAYDENGDEEEKHGGDGASCATAEYSEEGAEEGGEVNLPLGRVSPPLPLVATDGGEWHSHCELAEQPPSTDVLPATEVPEVSDDKQAAAERLMFITALAPSGVEGVPAAATAAEINQEAENHNTLATIVSDHGATTINGAQQQQQIVYIHGTSTAEVAESTSSSVTTASPSTLVQCGTYPDNNVVRIQIIPVDQCEQQTEQSPLGSGPLEDCNNNSVRGVGTCVSVVGSEPSTKCQNTQVTVVSFGASDSAECTGPLSATVVDGADQPLASSSAHDTVLVTVTIEDRTLVSVPSATVSPEPSDTSPAASSDAAIPPDSTMVQKKLILTKGASCPSSDATDIDSSTYAYYMAAMAARDGPRTASSSASGSSSGQCSPSDMLDSGTCSDIELTPPPLPKKMSQILKSSCAIKKSLGVDGGIHQPVSPTPPPSVTTATVTGAVLRQFSPADNATDSVINTQGHHHHIELQRLAVQQHEEERKNRQNEHGKHQTPVDLTSDSFAARQQQQQQQQQRQPPSQLGSIIATDSDGSESCLSCDSLNFEHLPSLQPLAEIGGPTVSHGTDLPPATVERDSPTELGDGALQQASHQLRPKLPSYLASKRDGAGVCILPDSLLAAIRGSRPKVYCTDEDDNDSVDGDTHRKHFAPVPAHHEGSSGTLDLSSLAPAAVTGNDTIATATTRSILMDKINSLECGNRMRRATDQTDHHHHHTDPSNNYLQHMPHLTTINDPAGVTRAQSSCSAGSLTTDSVRSNQFESDRYYKFHINERARTDGSGEPGSSSPETTPSVVDDDESFAGLKDLSNGTSTIRSNKGTVRGVKNRVRNGIATFLQMQQTGLKNYKDKEAGKVVVYSTSMGIVRETYTKCMNVKQILRTLLVKFEEKDIFMSNEYQQEIKERMQADTINIPQVFVDGQHIGDAECIERLNESGELRKMLKPYKCLESPYMCKVCGGYRLLPCPSCGGSKKSIHRNHFTAEFVALKCMNCDEVGLVKCHNC; encoded by the exons ATGGACTCATCGACGACTGCAGCTTCCACAGGCCAAGAGCAGCTAGAAAAAACGACGTTCCTCCCGAAAGCAACGGTATATGCCGTTGGCGATGCGTACGACGAGAATGGCGATGAGGAGGAGAAGCATGGCGGTGATGGCGCTAGCTGTGCCACTGCGGAGTATAGCGAGGAAGGTGCGGAGGAGGGCGGCGAGGTGAATCTCCCGCTCGGTCGGGTGTCTCCCCCCCTACCGTTGGTGGCGACTGACGGTGGCGAGTGGCATTCCCACTGCGAACTAGCCGAGCAGCCACCATCCACCGATGTACTACCAGCGACGGAGGTGCCGGAGGTTAGCGACGACAAGCAGGCAGCGGCTGAGCGGTTGATGTTTATAACGGCACTTGCCCCCAGCGGAGTGGAGGGTGTtcccgcagcagcaacggcagcagAGATCAACCAAGAGGCAGAGAACCACAACACTTTGGCCACGATCGTCAGCGATCACGGAGCAACTACGATCAACGGtgcgcaacagcagcagcagatcgtGTACATACACGGCACGTCAACGGCTGAGGTTGCAGAGTCAACGTCGTCGTCAGTGACAACGGCATCACCCTCCACACTGGTGCAGTGTGGCACCTACCCTGACAATAACGTCGTCCGCATACAGATCATCCCGGTTGATCAGTGCGAGCAGCAGACGGAACAATCGCCGTTAGGATCTGGTCCGCTGGAGGACTGCAACAACAATAGCGTACGTGGCGTCGGCACGTGTGTCAGTGTAGTTGGGTCCGAGCCGAGCACCAAGTGTCAGAACACGCAAGTGACCGTAGTATCGTTCGGGGCGAGTGATAGTGCCGAGTGTACTGGTCCGTTGTCAGCAACCGTTGTTGACGGCGCGGATCAACCGTTAGCATCTTCGTCCGCGCATGACACCGTGCTGGTGACGGTAACGATCGAGGACAGGACACTGGTCAGCGTACCCTCGGCGACGGTATCACCGGAACCTAGCGACACCAGTCCTGCCGCTAGTTCTGACGCGGCTATCCCTCCCGACTCCACAATGGTCCAGAAGAAATTGATCCTGACGAAAGGTGCGTCGTGTCCGTCGTCCGATGCAACCGATATCGATAGTTCTACGTACGCCTACTATATGGCGGCAATGGCTGCCCGTGATGGACCGCGTACCGCGTCGTCGTCCGCgtccggcagcagcagcggccaGTGTTCGCCGAGCGACATGCTCGACAGTGGTACCTGTAGCGATATCGAGCTGACGCCGCCACCGCTGCCGAAAAAGATGTCGCAAATACTGAAATCGTCGTGCGCGATAAAGAAGAGCCTAGGGGTGGACGGTGGTATCCATCAGCCAGTATcgccaacgccaccaccatccGTTACGACGGCAACAGTGACAGGCGCCGTGCTGCGACAGTTTTCGCCTGCTGATAACGCAACGGATAGCGTTATCAATACGCAGGgtcaccaccatcacatcGAGCTTCAACGGCTCGCGGTCCAGCAGCACGAGGAAGAACGGAAGAACAGACAGAACGAGCACGGAAAACATCAAACGCCCGTTGACTTGACGTCCGACAGTTTCGCCgctcggcagcagcagcaacagcagcagcagcaacggcaacCACCATCCCAGCTTGGTAGCATCATTGCGACCGATAGTGACGGTTCGGAATCGTGTTTGAGCTGTGATTCGCTGAACTTTGAGCACCTGCCGAGTTTGCAACCGTTGGCAGAGATTGGTGGGCCAACTGTATCGCACGGAACTGATTTACCGCCCGCTACTGTGGAACGGGACAGCCCGACCGAACTAGGGGACGGGGCGTTACAGCAGGCGTCGCATCAGTTGCGCCCCAAACTGCCGTCCTACCTTGCCAGCAAGCGCGACGGTGCCGGTGTCTGCATACTGCCCGACTCGCTACTTGCCGCCATCCGTGGAAGCCGCCCGAAGGTCTACTGTACCGACGAGGACGATAACGACTCGGTGGACGGTGACACGCACCGGAAACATTTCGCACCGGTTCCGGCCCATCATGAAGGGTCGTCCGGTACGCTCGATCTGAGCAGTCTCGCACCAGCGGCTGTCACCGGCAACGATACCATCGCGACGGCGACCACACGGTCGATACTGATGGACAAGATCAACAGTCTCGAATGCGGCAACCGGATGCGCCGGGCCACCGATCAAACggaccatcaccaccatcacacgGATCCATCAAACAACTACCTCCAGCATATGCCTCACCTTACCACCATCAACGATCCGGCCGGCGTGACACGGGCCCAGAGCAGCTGCTCGGCCGGTTCGCTCACGACGGACAGTGTCCGCAGCAATCAGTTCGAGAGTGATCGATATTACAAGTTTCACATCAACGAGCGGGCCCGGACGGACGGTAGTGGCGAGCCGGGTAGCAGCTCACCGGAAACCACACCGTCCGTGGTGGACGACGACGAAAGCTTTGCTGGGCTGAAGGACCTAAGTAACGGCACGTCCACCATACGCAGCAACAAGGGCACGGTACGGGGCGTTAAGAATCGGGTGCGCAACGGTATCGCCACCTTTCTGCAGATGCAACAGACCGGTCTCAAG aactacaaaGACAAGGAGGCCGGCAAGGTGGTCGTCTACAGCACgagcatgggcatcgtgcggGAAACGTACACCAAGTGCATGAACGTGAAGCAGATACTGCGCACGCTGCTGGTCAAGTTCGAGGAGAAGGACATCTTCATGAGCAACGAGTATCAGCAGGAGATTAAGGAGCGCATGCAGGCCGACACAATTAACATTCCGCAGGTGTTTGTCGACGGGCAGCACATCGGG GATGCGGAATGTATCGAAAGGTTGAACGAAAGCGGCGAGCTTAGGAAAATGCTGAAACCCTACAAG TGTCTCGAGTCACCCTACATGTGCAAGGTGTGCGGTGGATACCGACTGCTCCCATGCCCGTCCTGCGGTGGGTCGAAGAAATCGATCCACCGGAATCACTTCACCGCCGAATTTGTCGCACTCAAGTGCATGAACTGTGACGAGGTGGGACTGGTGAAGTGTCACAACTGTTGA